In one Umezawaea sp. Da 62-37 genomic region, the following are encoded:
- a CDS encoding YafY family protein has product MTRPTARVLALLEILQSGGTRTVADLATRLGVDERTVRRYAGHLTALDIPVRSIRGRYGGYQLAPGFRMPPLMLTDEEALAVLLGLVAGRRAGLVSTSIAAMESAAAKVRRVLPEPLARKLDTLLTTAEFTARPRPTTTPETGVLLLLAEAARTRKPIALTYTAWGGNQSRRTLHPYGIVAHSGRWYVTGADSSSGEVRTFRLDRIDSATETPGTFDIPTDFDPTTHVLSGLAEVPRPHQVSLRVKGTKDEIRAQLPASVATIDELPNTPTWVQVRLRTERLDWIPALLARIDRPFVIEHPEALRDHVRALARRLTTSADAT; this is encoded by the coding sequence ATGACCAGACCCACCGCACGAGTGCTGGCGCTACTGGAAATCCTCCAGTCGGGCGGCACCCGCACCGTCGCCGACCTGGCGACCAGACTCGGAGTGGACGAACGCACCGTCCGCCGCTACGCCGGGCACCTGACCGCCCTGGACATCCCCGTCCGCTCCATCCGCGGCCGCTACGGCGGCTACCAGCTCGCCCCCGGCTTCCGCATGCCCCCGCTGATGCTCACCGACGAAGAGGCGCTGGCCGTCCTGCTCGGCCTCGTCGCAGGCCGCCGGGCAGGCCTGGTGTCCACCTCGATCGCCGCCATGGAAAGCGCCGCCGCCAAGGTCCGCCGCGTCCTACCCGAACCACTGGCCCGCAAACTCGACACCCTGCTCACCACCGCCGAGTTCACCGCCCGACCCCGCCCCACCACCACCCCGGAAACCGGCGTCCTGCTGCTGCTCGCCGAAGCCGCCCGCACCCGCAAACCCATCGCCCTGACCTACACCGCCTGGGGCGGCAACCAAAGCCGGCGCACCCTCCACCCCTACGGCATCGTCGCCCACTCCGGCCGCTGGTACGTCACCGGCGCCGACTCCTCCAGCGGCGAGGTCCGCACCTTCCGCCTGGACCGCATCGACTCCGCCACCGAAACCCCCGGCACCTTCGACATCCCCACCGACTTCGACCCCACCACCCACGTCCTGTCCGGCCTGGCCGAAGTCCCACGCCCACACCAGGTATCACTGCGCGTCAAGGGCACGAAGGACGAGATCAGAGCCCAACTACCAGCCAGCGTCGCCACCATCGACGAACTACCGAACACCCCGACCTGGGTACAAGTCCGCCTGCGCACCGAACGCCTCGACTGGATCCCAGCCCTGCTGGCCCGAATCGACCGACCGTTCGTCATCGAACACCCGGAAGCCCTGCGCGACCACGTGCGCGCCCTGGCCCGACGTCTGACCACCTCGGCCGACGCCACCTGA
- a CDS encoding low molecular weight protein-tyrosine-phosphatase: MHVTFVCTGNICRSPVAAIVFREHLRRAGLEDVVEVSSAGTGGWHVGDAADHRAARSLVDAGYRPEHVAAQVGEEHLGADLLVALDSGHARELRRLSGDPGRVRLLRSFDPDADGVDVPDPYYGGREGFGEVLRMVEAAVPGLMGWVRERL, translated from the coding sequence ATGCATGTGACGTTCGTCTGCACGGGCAACATCTGCCGGTCGCCGGTGGCTGCGATCGTGTTCCGGGAGCATTTGCGGCGGGCCGGGTTGGAGGACGTGGTGGAGGTGTCCAGCGCGGGCACCGGCGGGTGGCACGTCGGGGACGCGGCCGATCACCGGGCGGCCCGGTCGTTGGTGGACGCCGGGTATCGGCCGGAGCACGTGGCCGCGCAGGTCGGCGAAGAGCACCTGGGGGCGGATCTGCTGGTGGCCCTGGATTCCGGGCACGCGCGGGAGTTGCGGAGGTTGTCGGGGGATCCGGGGAGGGTGAGGTTGTTGAGGTCGTTCGACCCCGACGCGGACGGGGTGGACGTGCCGGACCCGTACTACGGGGGTCGTGAGGGGTTCGGCGAGGTGCTGAGGATGGTCGAGGCCGCCGTGCCGGGGTTGATGGGGTGGGTGCGGGAAAGGCTGTGA
- the cobC gene encoding Rv2231c family pyridoxal phosphate-dependent protein CobC, with amino-acid sequence MTSLDTERALLRHHGDVDAAPGLADFAVNVRVPRPPAWLRTRLAAALDDLGRYPTDLADLTARRTVAERHGRAPDEVLVLAGAAEGFALLPVLGPKLAAVVHPSFTEPEVALVDAGVPVHRVLLRPEDGYALRPDLVPEEADLVVIGNPTNPTSVLHAAAALRELVRPGRVLVVDEAFADTAPGEPESLAGERLPGLLVLRSLTKTWGLAGLRAGYLLGDPALLARVARHRPQWPVGSLVLEAVTACCEPVAVAEARAIAERTVPHTAHAAAALTDLVVVPPRAPFLLLRVPGGERVREALRDKGFAVRRGDTFPGLTTDHLRVATRPPEEFDHLVDALRVVLEER; translated from the coding sequence ATGACCAGCCTGGACACAGAGCGCGCCCTGTTGCGCCACCACGGGGACGTCGACGCCGCTCCCGGCCTCGCCGACTTCGCGGTGAACGTGCGCGTGCCGCGTCCGCCCGCCTGGCTGCGCACCCGCCTGGCCGCCGCCCTGGACGACCTCGGCCGCTACCCGACCGACCTCGCCGACCTCACCGCGCGCCGGACGGTCGCCGAACGCCACGGCCGCGCCCCGGACGAGGTGCTGGTCCTCGCGGGCGCCGCCGAGGGCTTCGCCCTGCTGCCCGTGCTGGGGCCCAAGCTCGCCGCCGTGGTGCACCCGTCGTTCACCGAACCCGAGGTCGCGCTGGTCGATGCCGGTGTACCGGTGCACCGGGTGCTGCTGCGTCCCGAGGACGGGTACGCGCTGCGCCCGGACCTGGTGCCGGAGGAAGCCGACCTGGTGGTGATCGGCAACCCGACGAACCCGACCTCCGTGCTGCACGCCGCCGCCGCGCTGCGCGAACTCGTCCGGCCGGGCCGGGTGCTGGTGGTGGACGAGGCGTTCGCCGACACCGCGCCGGGTGAACCGGAGTCGCTGGCGGGGGAGCGGCTGCCCGGACTGCTGGTGCTGCGCAGCCTGACCAAGACGTGGGGCCTGGCCGGACTGCGCGCCGGCTACCTGCTCGGCGATCCCGCGCTGCTGGCCAGGGTCGCCCGCCACCGTCCACAGTGGCCGGTCGGCAGCCTGGTGCTGGAGGCCGTGACCGCCTGCTGCGAACCCGTCGCCGTCGCCGAGGCCCGCGCGATCGCCGAGCGGACGGTGCCGCACACCGCGCACGCCGCGGCCGCGTTGACCGATCTGGTCGTCGTGCCGCCGAGGGCGCCGTTCCTGCTGCTGCGCGTCCCAGGTGGCGAGCGGGTGCGGGAAGCGCTGCGGGACAAGGGTTTCGCCGTGCGCCGAGGGGACACCTTCCCCGGCCTGACGACAGACCACCTCCGGGTCGCCACCCGGCCGCCCGAGGAGTTCGACCACCTGGTCGACGCACTACGAGTCGTGCTGGAGGAACGGTGA
- a CDS encoding Nif3-like dinuclear metal center hexameric protein, with protein MTTTLGRVIAALEAAYPPSAAESWDAVGLICGDPAEQVTRVLFAVDPTESVVDEAIEVAAQAVVVHHPLLLRGVTGVPADDPKGHLVHRLIRASIALYCAHTNADVADPGVSDALAAAIGVTVTGPLSPNPAPPLDVLTTFVPHADAVEVLAALHAAGAGQIGNYRDAAFTVAGTGQFLPVDGANPAIGTLGELEHVDETRVEVVLERRLRTRIVDALRAAHPYEEVALNLHEMADLPSRTGLGRVGVLPEPEPLSAFVQRVADGLPPTVQGVRATGDPDRTIHRVAVSGGSGDSLLKAATAAGVDAFVTADLRHHPASEHAAGGAAVPALVDVAHWASEWPWCEQAAGVVRSAFDGTVDVLVSTRRTDPWTVGATSLTRRTNQR; from the coding sequence GTGACCACCACTCTCGGGCGGGTGATCGCGGCTCTGGAGGCCGCCTACCCGCCGAGCGCCGCCGAGTCGTGGGACGCGGTCGGCCTCATCTGCGGCGACCCCGCCGAACAGGTCACCCGCGTGCTGTTCGCGGTCGACCCCACCGAGTCCGTCGTGGACGAGGCGATCGAGGTCGCCGCCCAGGCCGTCGTCGTGCACCACCCACTGCTGCTGCGCGGCGTCACCGGCGTGCCCGCGGACGACCCCAAGGGCCACCTGGTCCACCGGCTCATCCGCGCCAGCATCGCGCTGTACTGCGCGCACACCAACGCCGACGTCGCCGACCCCGGTGTCTCCGACGCCCTCGCGGCGGCGATCGGCGTGACGGTCACCGGCCCGCTGAGCCCGAACCCCGCGCCGCCGCTCGACGTGCTCACCACGTTCGTCCCGCACGCCGACGCCGTGGAAGTCCTCGCCGCCCTGCACGCCGCGGGCGCCGGGCAGATCGGCAACTACCGCGACGCCGCGTTCACCGTGGCGGGCACCGGCCAGTTCCTCCCGGTCGACGGCGCGAACCCCGCGATCGGCACCCTCGGCGAGCTGGAGCACGTCGACGAGACCCGCGTCGAGGTCGTGCTGGAACGGCGGCTGCGCACCAGGATCGTCGACGCGCTGCGCGCCGCCCACCCGTACGAGGAGGTGGCGCTGAACCTGCACGAGATGGCGGACCTGCCCTCCCGCACGGGTCTCGGCCGCGTCGGCGTCCTGCCGGAGCCCGAACCGCTGAGCGCGTTCGTCCAGCGCGTCGCCGACGGCCTGCCCCCGACGGTGCAGGGCGTGCGCGCGACGGGTGATCCTGATCGCACGATCCACCGCGTCGCCGTCAGCGGCGGCTCCGGCGACAGCCTGCTGAAGGCCGCGACGGCCGCGGGCGTGGACGCCTTCGTGACCGCCGACCTGCGCCACCACCCCGCATCCGAGCACGCGGCGGGCGGCGCCGCCGTGCCCGCGCTCGTCGACGTCGCGCACTGGGCCAGCGAGTGGCCGTGGTGCGAGCAGGCGGCGGGCGTCGTGCGCTCCGCGTTCGACGGTACGGTCGATGTACTCGTCTCCACCCGCCGAACCGATCCGTGGACCGTCGGTGCGACGAGCCTAACCAGGAGGACCAACCAAAGATGA
- a CDS encoding C4-type zinc ribbon domain-containing protein, protein MKADPAVQRRLLPLAEVDAELSRVDHRRRTLPEIVEIAEAEKQLRLKTDALTTIETTLGDLNRDVKRQETEIDQVRAREERDRKLMQGGTVGAKQLTELEHELATLERRQSALEDDLLELMERREAVEADVLHSRVELEKSQAAMADAARRRDATLADLDSIEAKRKADREKAGAGFPADLLALYEKVRAHKGIGAGLLRSRRCGACRIELDRSAFSMVKEAAPDAVLRCEECGAIMVRTAESGL, encoded by the coding sequence ATGAAGGCCGATCCCGCTGTGCAGCGCAGGCTGCTCCCGCTCGCCGAGGTCGACGCCGAACTCTCGCGCGTAGACCACCGCAGGCGCACGCTGCCGGAGATCGTCGAGATCGCCGAAGCGGAGAAGCAGCTGCGGCTGAAGACGGACGCGCTCACCACGATCGAGACCACCCTGGGCGACCTGAACCGCGACGTGAAGCGGCAGGAGACCGAGATCGACCAGGTCCGCGCCCGCGAGGAGCGCGACCGCAAGCTCATGCAGGGGGGCACGGTCGGCGCGAAGCAGCTCACCGAGCTGGAGCACGAGCTGGCGACCCTGGAGCGCAGGCAGTCCGCGCTCGAGGACGACCTGCTGGAGCTGATGGAACGCCGCGAAGCCGTCGAGGCCGACGTGCTGCACTCGCGCGTCGAGCTGGAGAAGTCGCAGGCCGCCATGGCCGACGCCGCCCGCCGCCGCGACGCGACGCTGGCCGACCTCGACTCCATCGAGGCCAAGCGGAAGGCCGACCGCGAGAAGGCGGGCGCGGGCTTCCCGGCCGACCTGCTGGCCCTCTACGAGAAGGTCCGCGCGCACAAGGGCATCGGCGCGGGCCTGCTGCGCTCCCGTCGCTGCGGCGCGTGCCGCATCGAACTGGACCGCAGCGCGTTCTCCATGGTCAAGGAAGCCGCGCCGGACGCGGTCCTCCGCTGCGAGGAGTGCGGCGCGATCATGGTGCGCACGGCGGAATCAGGCCTGTGA
- a CDS encoding bifunctional RNase H/acid phosphatase — MTRKVVIEADGGSRGNPGPAGYGAVVRDALTGEVLAERFAGLGHVTNNVAEYQGLIAGLRAAAELEADEVEARMDSKLVVEQMSGRWQVKHPSMQPLAAEARSLAKGFARIHYTWIPRERNKHADRLANQAMDEQAGITTKPEAAPQQPPASWSGAVGTPTRLHLLRHGQTELSVARRYSGRGNPPLTETGRHQAASAARRLSKLDDIAAVVSSPLGRTRETAEAVAKALGTTVVTVDGLIETDFGAWEGLTFTEAAERDPDVHRRWLSDTSVAPPGGESFDEVHRRVRRARNDLITEHGGKNIVVVSHVTPIKTLLRMALDVGPSLLFRLHLDLAALSVTEFYPDGHASVRLVNDTSHLT; from the coding sequence GTGACCCGCAAGGTCGTCATCGAGGCGGACGGCGGCTCCCGCGGCAACCCCGGTCCCGCCGGGTACGGCGCGGTCGTCCGCGACGCGCTGACCGGCGAGGTGCTCGCCGAGCGCTTCGCCGGGCTCGGCCACGTGACCAACAACGTCGCCGAGTACCAGGGCCTCATCGCGGGCCTGCGCGCCGCCGCCGAACTGGAGGCCGACGAGGTCGAGGCCCGCATGGACTCGAAGCTCGTCGTCGAGCAGATGTCCGGCCGCTGGCAGGTCAAGCACCCCTCCATGCAGCCGTTGGCCGCCGAGGCCCGCTCGCTCGCCAAGGGGTTCGCCCGCATCCACTACACGTGGATCCCGCGCGAGCGGAACAAGCACGCCGACCGGCTCGCCAACCAGGCCATGGACGAGCAGGCGGGCATCACCACCAAGCCGGAGGCCGCACCCCAGCAGCCCCCGGCCTCCTGGTCCGGCGCCGTTGGCACCCCCACCCGCCTGCACCTGCTCAGGCACGGCCAGACGGAGCTGTCGGTGGCCCGCCGCTACTCCGGCCGCGGCAACCCGCCGCTCACCGAGACCGGCAGGCACCAGGCGGCCTCCGCCGCTCGGCGCCTGTCGAAGCTCGACGACATCGCCGCCGTCGTCAGCTCCCCGCTCGGCCGCACCCGCGAGACCGCCGAAGCCGTCGCCAAGGCGCTCGGCACGACGGTGGTCACCGTGGACGGCCTGATCGAGACCGACTTCGGCGCCTGGGAGGGCCTCACCTTCACCGAGGCCGCCGAACGCGACCCCGACGTCCACCGCAGGTGGCTGTCCGACACCTCGGTCGCCCCGCCGGGCGGCGAGAGCTTCGACGAGGTCCACCGCCGGGTCAGACGCGCCCGCAACGACCTCATCACCGAGCACGGCGGCAAGAACATCGTCGTCGTCAGCCACGTCACCCCGATCAAGACGCTGCTGCGCATGGCCCTCGACGTGGGCCCATCACTGCTTTTCCGCCTCCACCTGGACTTGGCCGCACTCTCGGTGACCGAGTTCTACCCGGATGGCCACGCCTCGGTCCGCCTCGTCAACGACACCTCGCACCTGACCTGA
- a CDS encoding SRPBCC domain-containing protein, translating into MTDTRTTISVDQFIAAPPEAVWRGLTDPELLARWWVPGDVAAEVGHVFELDMPGWGPKRCEVLEVEPNERFVHTFADWTLTWRLVPEGRGTRLLLEHSGFDLDDKRAADAFKRMGPGWRDVVVPRLAALVEADAQIAPQGSR; encoded by the coding sequence ATGACCGACACGCGCACGACGATCTCGGTGGACCAGTTCATCGCGGCACCGCCGGAGGCGGTGTGGCGCGGGCTGACCGATCCCGAACTGCTGGCCCGCTGGTGGGTGCCCGGTGACGTGGCCGCCGAGGTCGGGCACGTCTTCGAGCTGGACATGCCGGGTTGGGGTCCGAAGCGGTGCGAGGTGCTGGAGGTCGAGCCGAACGAGAGGTTCGTCCACACCTTCGCGGACTGGACGCTGACCTGGCGCCTGGTCCCCGAGGGCCGGGGGACGCGGTTGCTGCTGGAGCACTCGGGGTTCGACCTGGACGACAAGCGCGCCGCCGACGCGTTCAAGCGGATGGGGCCGGGGTGGCGGGACGTGGTGGTGCCGCGGTTGGCGGCGCTGGTGGAGGCCGACGCCCAGATCGCACCCCAGGGCTCGCGGTGA
- a CDS encoding metalloregulator ArsR/SmtB family transcription factor, with amino-acid sequence MSDDDVFLALANPVRRRLLELLADGPRSAGDLAKQFELSRPAVAEHLQVLRRAELVRDVAVGRMRHYYLSTDPLEQVSEWLHPFERIWRERLRVLADLIEDEEKR; translated from the coding sequence GTGTCCGACGACGACGTGTTCCTCGCCCTGGCCAACCCGGTGCGGCGGCGGCTGCTGGAGCTGTTGGCCGATGGTCCGCGCAGTGCGGGTGATCTGGCGAAGCAGTTCGAGCTGAGCCGACCGGCTGTGGCGGAGCACCTCCAGGTGCTGCGGCGGGCGGAGCTGGTGCGGGACGTGGCCGTTGGGCGGATGCGGCACTACTACCTGAGCACCGACCCGCTCGAGCAGGTGAGCGAGTGGCTGCACCCGTTCGAACGCATCTGGCGCGAGCGGTTGCGGGTGCTCGCCGATCTGATCGAGGACGAGGAGAAGCGATGA
- the ssuE gene encoding NADPH-dependent FMN reductase: MSTILTISGSPSASARTGVLVSYVNARLVEAGHEVHTVQVRQLPTLPLLTEDLNDPQIAEAVTRILNADGIVVASPVYRAAYSGLVKALLDLLPKRALRGRAVLPLATGGSQGFLVAMDYALNPLLAGKGADHVVRGEFVLDNRIRPELGDNALDPEAALAVLAATERFTAALADVGYRRRRGTGHLRPAV; this comes from the coding sequence ATGTCCACGATCCTCACCATCTCCGGCAGCCCGTCGGCGTCGGCACGGACCGGCGTGCTGGTCTCCTACGTCAACGCGAGACTGGTCGAGGCGGGCCACGAGGTGCACACGGTGCAGGTGCGGCAACTGCCGACGCTGCCGCTGCTCACCGAGGACCTCAACGACCCGCAGATCGCCGAGGCCGTCACCCGGATCCTGAACGCCGACGGCATCGTCGTCGCGAGCCCGGTGTACCGCGCGGCCTACAGCGGGCTGGTCAAGGCACTGCTCGACCTGCTCCCCAAGCGCGCCCTGCGCGGCCGCGCCGTCCTGCCGCTGGCCACCGGCGGCAGCCAGGGGTTCCTGGTCGCGATGGACTACGCGCTCAACCCGCTGCTCGCCGGCAAGGGCGCGGACCACGTCGTGCGCGGCGAGTTCGTGCTCGACAACCGCATCCGACCCGAGCTGGGTGACAACGCCCTGGATCCGGAAGCGGCGTTGGCGGTGCTGGCGGCGACCGAGCGGTTCACGGCGGCGCTGGCCGACGTGGGATACCGGCGGCGCCGCGGCACCGGCCACCTGCGGCCCGCGGTGTGA